The genomic stretch attcttttgttgcTCTTGACTCTCAAGATCTTAAGCAAGTGTAGGAACTCTGAAATCCGTGGTAGAGGGCTTCTGCAAGTCACTTAATGGAAGAAGAGAATAGAAATGACTGAAGAGAATAGACTGAGAGAAGTTGAGAAAAAGCCTGAGATATCAAGTTCATATAGGATGGGTCCCCAGAGTGATGATGCAGTAAAAGGAGGGGCTTCAGAAAGTGTGCTGCAGTAGGACAAAGAGTATTCTGGAGAAACAAGGATGAAATAACTAATAGTCCCCTAAATCTGTACAGAGAGGTACAATCACCAGTGaatggagacagaggaacacaGCAAGCAGGTTGCTACAGGGCTGTGTCTGAGACAGATAGTAAAAGAGGATAGTGAACATCTCCTAACTGAGTCCCAGCCAAGTGTTGCCACAGGGGTCCCTTGTAGAAAGTATTTCTGGATATTATCAGCTGACACAAAAGAATGATGATGAcctcagtggaaagagatgcccattggtcgtgcaaactttatatgcctcagtacaggggaacaccagggccaggaagtgggagtgggtgggtaggggagtgggtgggggagcatgtgggggacttttgggatagcattggaaatgtaattgaaataaataaccaataaaaatatatggggaaaaaaatgatgATGACCTAGAAGGGAAAGTTGAGAGGGTCCAAGGAAAAGAGCTAAGTTGGGTCTGAACCAAGAGGCAGAATCCCTGGGGAATGAAGGCAGAGTGGGGTTGGCGGCACATGTGAGTAGCCTGCTACTGTGTTGAGGGTGAGACAGAAGAAATCTCAGCTGAGGATAGAAAAGAGTGAAAATCATCTACCTGAGACCCAGAAGAGTGGCTACTGGTAGTCTCTGGTAAAAAGTGTTTCTGGATATCAGTAATGAACACAACAGAATGCAGAAATAAAACTGAGCAGGTCCAAGGGAAGCTAAGCTAATTTCATGCGAGCTCTGATTTTCTTGATGTAGGCACATAGACCTATAAAGTTCTCTCTTAGTTCTCATTTCATTCTATCCCACTAAGTAATATATGaaggtagacctattagaataatccctgacttctcaatggagactaaAAACCATGATGTGGTTCCATTTTTATTCTACTTtacaaaagttttaatttttttatttcttcaaggaCTCATTGATTGTTTGATAGTGTGTTTAATCTCTATGGTATATGGTCCAGAGTTCCTCTTGCTGTTGATCTGTATTCTTATTATGATcacacaaaagtaaaagaattatTTNATCCTTTTCTATATTAATTAGGCTTGTTTtattacttacttttctattgctgagataaaatgccatgaccatggcaacatATAAAAGTGAGTTTTAATTTGACTTATAGTTTCACAGGGTTAGAGACTATGGTGACAGTGCTAAGGCATAGTGGCAGGAATACCTAGGAGCTCACCTCACAAActacaagcaggaagcaggaagcacacTAGGAATGGCTTGAGTCTTTAGAAATCTAAAAGCCACACTCACCCANTGACATAACTTCTCCAAAAAGGCAtaacctcctaatccttcccaaaaagtTCCACCAACTACAGaaacaagtattcaaacataaaaTACTTTGGAACATCctcatcaaatccctctccttgGAACTCGAGGAACTATGCTGAAGAGGAtgcaaaaagaaacacacacaatgcTATGGTGATTTTCTacaggttatttttttaattggttgattggttggttggttggttggctggttggtttttcttttgcggggggggggttggttttgggggtttgggttttatatgtttattttgtgtttcattttgctttatttgggCATTTTTATCTtgctggtcttttgcttgtatactGTAGTTTCATATTTTGTgcttttttagtgtgtgtgtgtgtgtgtgtgtgtgtgtgtcatgctttttctttttttattttataatactcTTTTATTTGATTAAAGAATTTGCCTTCGTTGTGTACATTGAAATGTTATATTCCCTGTGTATTTTACAAGGTTAGAAAATGtctcttgttttaaatattacCCCAAAAGTAATTTCAGAGAAAAAGTCTTTGTGAAATTTAACATGACTTTAAAAATCATAGGGGTGAACAACTCGGAAATACAACTGGATTAATAAGATTTCTTGTCTTTTTTACTACATGGAAGACTTCTTATTTCAGTCGCCTTCCTCAGAAATCCTCACATGAAAAACCTTGACtattttttagactttttttttcttatttgttttctaaagaaactgagaaagaaggCATAGAGTTCAGTCAGTAGGAAGGTAAAGGTGATCTGGAAGGAGATAGGGAGGGTAAGCCATGAccaaaatgttttatatacattttcaatgaaaaaagaaaaggaaagatgaaaaataacaaaaatagatgAAAATCCAGATGATAGTATTAGatcatcctctgcctcccacagctgACTAACTTTTTCTATGGCCTTTGTGTATGGCATGAGAGCATGCTAACATGTCTCTTTTACCAGTACATATAGTATCTGTGTTGGAACCAGAAAGCTAGTTTTAGTTATTAAATTAAAACTACTAATCTAAATACTTCTAGAAGCAAACAAACTTCATTGTCTTGTTACAGTAATGAGGGAGATGTATAATGAAAGATCATGAGAACCTGAGTAGACCATCTCACATAggaatcacattttatttaggCTTTGAAAAAATTCAAAGCTTCTGGAAAACGAATTCAAAGCTTGGCATGGCAGTacagacctgtaatcctagtacttggaatGTGGAGGTAGGGGAATCAAGTCTCTACAAGGtcatcctgagtttgaggctagccagggccacatgagacagtgtctcaaaaacatagaacaaagagaaaagacaagtgAATGAATTAATACATCTTGACACATCTCCAGTTTGTTATTTATTAGAATATGAAAGTATGACACAGATATGACTCATATATTTTTGACAATTCTCATCCCTAACAGAACTTTCCTCAGAGCAAGTTTCATGTCCTTGTTACGAAGGCTATAAATCAGAGGATTAAAGAGAGGAGTCATTACAGAGTATACAAGTGTAAGGATCTTCTGCATCAAAATTGGAATGCCATATGTAGGACTCATGTACATTATCATTACTGTCCCATAGAAGAGTGACACCACAACTAAATGGGAACCACAGGTAGAGAAGGCCTTNCGTCGGCCAGCTGCAGAAGGAACCTGAAAAATAGCCTTGAGCAACAAAATATAGGACCGAAGAATNTATGCAATAGTGAAAAANAGNNAAANNGAATTTTGGACATAAAGNANTAATTTGGTAATAGGAGCTGGGACACAGGACAAAGCCATCAATGGGTCCATGTCACAGAGGAAGTGATCAATGATATTAGAACCACAGAAGGGAAGTTGGGAGATGGAGAACACAGGGATTGGGTACCCAAGGAATCCAATGAGCCAGCATGAAGATACCAGAATGCAACAAAGCCTCCTTGTCATGATGGTAGGGTAATGTAATGGGCGGCAAATGGCCAGGTACCTATCATAAGCCATTACTGCCAGAAGGAAACATTCAGTTGTACCcagtgaaaagaagaaataaaactgcaGGAAGCACCCTGTAAAGGAGATGGTCTTGGTCTTAGACAGAATGTTGGCTAGTGTGTTAGGAGTAGTGGAGGAAACATACCAGATTTCAAGGAAGGCAAAATTTcccaggaagaagtacatgggggtaTGTAGACGGGAGTCACATCTTACTGCACAGATGATGGCTCCATTTCCCAACAAGGTCAAGAcataaaacaccaaaaacaacacGAAGAGGAAAATCTGTATCTTCCAGGAACCAGGAAATCCCAAGAGAACAAATTCAGTTACATGT from Mus caroli chromosome 19, CAROLI_EIJ_v1.1, whole genome shotgun sequence encodes the following:
- the LOC110285347 gene encoding olfactory receptor 11H4-like, translated to MSLFPRRNLDTMNRSAAHVTEFVLLGFPGSWKIQIFLFVLFLVFYVLTLLGNGAIICAVRCDSRLHTPMYFFLGNFAFLEIWYVSSTTPNTLANILSKTKTISFTGCFLQFYFFFSLGTTECFLLAVMAYDRYLAICRPLHYPTIMTRRLCCILVSSCWLIGFLGYPIPVFSISQLPFCGSNIIDHFLCDMDPLMALSCVPAPITKLXLYVQNSXXLFFTIAXILRSYILLLKAIFQVPSAAGRRKAFSTCGSHLVVVSLFYGTVMIMYMSPTYGIPILMQKILTLVYSVMTPLFNPLIYSLRNKDMKLALRKVLLGMRIVKNI